The following are encoded in a window of Amycolatopsis solani genomic DNA:
- a CDS encoding sugar ABC transporter substrate-binding protein: MFSIKKLAGVAAIAAAGLVLSACSGPSADNSSSSAGGSPTAAAPSSSGPFKVAVVTHGTAGDAFWNVVKNGAEQAGKDLNVGVDYFADGDPGNQARLIDNAVAQKVGGLVVSMANPQALQTSIQNAVKAGIPVVTINSGEDSSAAFGAIAHVGQSEGLAGQGAGQRLKAAGKTKLLCVIHEAGNIGQNQRCDGAKQTFGTVSTLQVDISNPTDAQARIRGALQSDPSIDAVLALNSQVAARAVDAAKEASSKAQVATFDLNADVVAAIKAGTILFAVDQQQYEQGYLPIVFLKLYKENGNTIGGGKPVQTGPGFVDKTNIDTVAPYAERGTR, from the coding sequence GTGTTCTCAATCAAGAAGCTGGCCGGTGTGGCGGCGATCGCCGCCGCCGGGCTCGTCCTGTCCGCGTGCAGCGGCCCGTCCGCCGACAACTCGAGCAGCAGCGCCGGCGGCAGTCCGACGGCGGCGGCCCCGAGCTCGAGCGGCCCGTTCAAGGTCGCCGTGGTCACCCACGGCACCGCGGGCGACGCCTTCTGGAACGTCGTGAAGAACGGCGCCGAGCAGGCGGGCAAGGACCTGAACGTCGGCGTCGACTACTTCGCCGACGGCGACCCCGGCAACCAGGCCCGGCTGATCGACAACGCGGTCGCGCAGAAGGTCGGCGGCCTGGTGGTTTCGATGGCGAACCCCCAAGCCCTGCAGACGTCGATCCAGAACGCGGTCAAGGCCGGCATCCCGGTCGTCACCATCAACTCCGGCGAGGACTCCAGCGCGGCGTTCGGCGCGATCGCGCACGTCGGGCAGAGCGAAGGCCTCGCGGGCCAGGGCGCCGGGCAGCGCCTCAAGGCGGCGGGCAAGACGAAGCTGCTGTGCGTCATCCACGAAGCCGGCAACATCGGCCAGAACCAGCGCTGCGACGGCGCGAAGCAGACCTTCGGCACCGTCTCCACCCTGCAGGTCGACATCTCCAACCCGACCGACGCGCAGGCCCGGATCCGCGGCGCGCTGCAGTCCGACCCGTCGATCGACGCCGTGCTGGCGCTGAACTCGCAGGTCGCGGCCCGCGCGGTGGACGCGGCCAAGGAAGCGAGCTCCAAGGCGCAGGTGGCGACCTTCGACCTGAACGCCGACGTCGTCGCGGCCATCAAGGCCGGCACGATCCTCTTCGCCGTCGACCAGCAGCAGTACGAGCAGGGCTACCTGCCGATCGTGTTCCTCAAGCTGTACAAGGAAAACGGCAACACCATCGGCGGTGGCAAGCCGGTGCAGACCGGCCCGGGCTTCGTCGACAAGACGAACATCGACACCGTGGCCCCGTACGCGGAGCGCGGCACGCGATGA
- a CDS encoding ABC transporter permease — MTAAIQAHPDERVGKKSLTDRLVVRPEIGALLGAVLVFVFFSVVTGQFLSPLGVATWLDDSSTLGIMAVVVALLMVGGEFDLSAGVMTASTSLVTAILATQAGWNVWLALLVSLLFALGVGAFNGWLVMKTGLPSFIVTLGSFLALQGLNLGVTRLVTNTVQVSGMRSTSGYESAGGLFASTFSIGGTEFQSSIVWWIVVTAVAAVLLMRTRFGNWIFAVGGSQVSARSVGVPVVRTKILLFMGTALGAWLVGSINILRFASVQANQGIGLEFQYIIAAVIGGCLLTGGYGSAVGAAIGALIFGMARQGIVFAQWNSDWFMLFLGIMLLAAVLVNNAFRRRAERVRR, encoded by the coding sequence ATGACCGCGGCGATACAGGCCCACCCCGACGAACGTGTGGGGAAGAAGAGCCTGACCGACCGGCTGGTGGTGCGCCCGGAGATCGGCGCGCTGCTCGGCGCCGTGCTCGTGTTCGTCTTCTTCTCCGTCGTCACCGGCCAGTTCCTCAGCCCGCTGGGCGTGGCCACCTGGCTCGACGACTCCTCGACGCTGGGCATCATGGCCGTCGTGGTCGCGCTGCTCATGGTCGGCGGCGAGTTCGACCTCTCGGCCGGCGTCATGACGGCGTCGACGTCGCTGGTCACGGCGATCCTGGCGACGCAGGCGGGCTGGAACGTCTGGCTCGCGCTGCTGGTTTCGCTCCTCTTCGCCCTCGGGGTCGGCGCTTTCAACGGCTGGCTGGTGATGAAGACCGGGCTGCCGAGCTTCATCGTGACGCTGGGGTCGTTCCTGGCGCTGCAGGGGCTCAACCTCGGTGTGACGCGGCTGGTCACCAACACCGTCCAGGTGTCGGGGATGCGCTCGACCAGCGGCTACGAGTCCGCCGGCGGGCTGTTCGCGTCGACGTTCAGCATCGGCGGCACCGAGTTCCAGTCGTCGATCGTCTGGTGGATCGTCGTCACGGCGGTCGCGGCGGTCCTGCTCATGCGCACCCGCTTCGGCAACTGGATCTTCGCCGTCGGCGGGTCGCAGGTGTCGGCCCGCTCGGTCGGCGTGCCGGTGGTGCGCACGAAGATCCTGCTGTTCATGGGCACCGCGCTCGGCGCGTGGCTGGTCGGCTCGATCAACATCCTGCGCTTCGCCAGCGTGCAGGCGAACCAGGGCATCGGGCTGGAGTTCCAGTACATCATCGCCGCGGTGATCGGCGGCTGCCTGCTCACCGGCGGGTACGGCTCGGCGGTGGGCGCGGCGATCGGCGCGCTGATCTTCGGCATGGCGCGCCAGGGCATTGTGTTCGCGCAGTGGAACAGCGACTGGTTCATGCTGTTCCTCGGCATCATGCTGCTGGCCGCGGTCCTGGTGAACAACGCCTTCCGGCGCCGCGCGGAAAGGGTACGCCGATGA